A region of Ignavibacteriota bacterium DNA encodes the following proteins:
- a CDS encoding branched-chain amino acid aminotransferase, whose product MPEIKVTKTEKTRINNVNWDNLGFGVYFSDHVFIAEYKDGKWNDGEIVPYGPIPMEPTMCTLHYGQSIFEGMKAFKAEDGGINLFRPDRNAHRLNHSGSRVCIPPFDTNHFVDALVQLIKVDKDWVPTKRGHSLYIRPLAFGDGNFLGVHSSKTFKLIIMTSPVASYYPEGLAPVKILVAKDFVRAVRGGLGSAKTAANYAASLLASETAKKEGYSQVLWLDAVNRHFVDEVGAMNIMFVIGDEIVTPPLDAGTILRGVTRDTVLELARDYGLKVSERTITIEDVFESHKKGELREVFGTGTAAVISPVGHLHYNGETIIINNMEIGPVAQRLYDNITGLQYGEIEDTKDWIVKVNV is encoded by the coding sequence ATGCCTGAAATTAAAGTAACAAAAACAGAAAAAACAAGAATTAATAACGTTAACTGGGATAATCTTGGATTTGGTGTTTATTTTTCAGACCATGTATTTATAGCTGAATATAAAGACGGCAAATGGAATGACGGAGAGATAGTCCCTTATGGTCCGATACCGATGGAACCGACAATGTGCACTCTGCATTACGGACAATCAATATTTGAAGGTATGAAAGCATTCAAAGCAGAAGATGGCGGTATAAATTTATTCAGACCTGACAGAAATGCTCACAGATTAAATCATTCAGGTTCGAGAGTATGCATCCCACCTTTTGACACTAATCATTTTGTTGATGCTTTGGTACAACTCATAAAAGTTGATAAAGATTGGGTTCCAACAAAAAGAGGACATTCGTTATATATTCGCCCGCTTGCTTTTGGTGATGGAAACTTTTTAGGTGTTCATTCATCCAAAACTTTCAAACTGATAATTATGACATCACCCGTTGCTTCTTACTATCCTGAAGGTCTTGCACCTGTGAAGATATTAGTTGCGAAAGATTTTGTACGTGCTGTTCGAGGTGGACTTGGTTCAGCAAAGACTGCTGCAAACTATGCTGCATCTCTTCTAGCAAGTGAAACTGCAAAGAAAGAAGGATATTCACAGGTGCTCTGGCTTGATGCAGTTAATCGTCATTTTGTTGATGAAGTAGGCGCAATGAACATTATGTTTGTTATAGGTGATGAAATAGTTACTCCCCCTCTTGATGCAGGTACTATTTTACGTGGTGTTACACGCGATACAGTTCTTGAACTTGCACGCGATTATGGTCTGAAAGTCAGCGAACGAACAATCACAATTGAAGATGTATTTGAATCTCATAAAAAAGGTGAACTCAGGGAAGTTTTCGGAACTGGTACGGCTGCAGTTATTTCGCCTGTAGGGCATCTTCATTATAATGGTGAAACAATCATCATTAACAATATGGAAATTGGTCCGGTTGCACAGCGCCTTTATGATAATATCACCGGTCTGCAATACGGTGAAATCGAAGATACAAAAGATTGGATTGTTAAAGTTAATGTGTAG
- a CDS encoding cyclase family protein produces MNNKILDLSILMQDGMPAFPGDLSPSITHTVKYVESGYNNYVLNSGMHIGTHMDGPLHMIDGGRKLCDFPINKFFGRGHLIDAREKEINSDLLENVDISIGDIVLIYTSFEDIFGSEEYYNSYPDIQESFADVLINKGVSIVGMDSPSPDRHPYRIHKMLLGNDILIIENLTNLKSLINVRNFNVIALPLKIDADSASCRVVAEFY; encoded by the coding sequence ATGAATAATAAGATATTGGATTTATCTATTTTAATGCAGGACGGAATGCCTGCATTCCCGGGTGATTTATCACCTTCAATAACTCATACTGTTAAATACGTTGAATCAGGTTATAATAACTATGTGCTCAATTCCGGAATGCACATCGGAACGCACATGGATGGACCGCTTCACATGATAGACGGAGGAAGAAAATTGTGTGATTTTCCTATTAATAAATTCTTCGGTAGAGGTCATTTGATAGATGCGAGAGAAAAGGAGATTAATTCGGATTTGCTTGAAAATGTTGATATTTCAATTGGCGATATTGTTTTGATTTATACAAGTTTTGAGGATATTTTTGGGAGTGAGGAATACTATAACTCATATCCTGATATTCAAGAATCATTCGCAGATGTATTAATAAATAAAGGTGTTTCGATTGTCGGAATGGACAGCCCAAGTCCGGACAGACACCCATATAGAATTCACAAAATGCTTCTTGGAAATGATATTTTGATTATCGAAAATTTAACAAATCTAAAATCATTAATAAATGTTAGAAACTTCAATGTGATTGCTTTACCCTTAAAAATTGATGCAGATTCAGCTTCATGCAGAGTCGTTGCAGAATTTTATTAA
- the tsaD gene encoding tRNA (adenosine(37)-N6)-threonylcarbamoyltransferase complex transferase subunit TsaD, with amino-acid sequence MILAIESSCDETSAAVVSNSEVFSNIISSQYFHTKYGGVVPELASRAHLQAVSAITREALENANCSIDNINAIAVTNQPGLAGSLLVGSNFAKGLSLRYDLPVVPVNHIEGHLFSGCLQDSTLEFPFIALVVSGGHTALFYVKSYRDYEIIGLTKDDAAGEAFDKIAKLMGLPYPGGPIIDKMAKTGNPTAYTFPRPMIHDDNFDFSFSGLKTSVRYFIHKELNGQIDDNIAYDLAASVQSAIVNVLVHKTIKAAKKFKVSSVVIAGGVSANSGLREKLDFETQKIYIRMIAPDIMYCVDNAAMIGFIGEKKYNEEPESFKRLDFTVNSTALRAKK; translated from the coding sequence ATGATACTTGCAATTGAATCATCATGTGATGAAACATCAGCTGCTGTAGTAAGCAATTCTGAAGTATTCAGTAATATTATCTCATCGCAATATTTTCATACAAAATACGGTGGTGTTGTTCCGGAACTTGCTTCAAGAGCTCATCTTCAAGCTGTATCAGCTATAACACGTGAAGCTTTGGAGAATGCGAATTGCTCAATTGATAACATTAATGCAATTGCAGTGACTAATCAACCCGGACTTGCCGGAAGCTTACTTGTTGGCTCAAATTTTGCGAAAGGATTATCACTAAGATATGATTTGCCTGTTGTGCCGGTTAATCATATTGAAGGACACCTTTTCTCGGGTTGCCTGCAGGATAGCACTTTGGAGTTTCCATTCATTGCGCTTGTTGTCAGCGGAGGGCATACAGCATTATTTTATGTAAAATCATACCGAGATTATGAAATCATCGGCTTAACCAAAGATGACGCTGCCGGTGAGGCATTTGATAAAATTGCTAAACTGATGGGGTTGCCATATCCGGGTGGACCTATTATTGACAAAATGGCAAAAACAGGTAATCCGACAGCATATACATTCCCGCGTCCTATGATTCATGATGATAATTTCGATTTTAGCTTCTCGGGTTTGAAGACATCAGTGAGATATTTCATACATAAAGAGTTGAATGGACAAATTGACGATAATATCGCTTACGATTTAGCTGCTTCAGTTCAATCTGCGATTGTTAATGTATTGGTTCATAAAACCATCAAAGCGGCAAAAAAATTTAAAGTTTCTTCAGTAGTTATTGCCGGAGGTGTATCAGCTAATTCCGGACTAAGGGAAAAACTGGATTTCGAGACTCAAAAAATTTATATAAGAATGATTGCACCGGATATTATGTATTGTGTGGATAATGCCGCTATGATTGGTTTCATTGGTGAAAAAAAATATAATGAAGAGCCGGAAAGTTTTAAAAGGCTTGATTTTACAGTTAATTCAACAGCATTAAGAGCAAAAAAATGA
- a CDS encoding competence/damage-inducible protein A — translation MKFSVLTIGDEICIGQVINSNSAFISEFMTNIGYSVYMHSTVPDDAVIMKSELEKLISGSEVVIITGGLGPTHDDITKGVLTEYFNDELIIHRETLSYLESWFESRNRKMTDVNRAQALVPSKSRVLRNRVGTAPGILFDKDQKLVLALPGVPTEMKYIIQNDFLPIATEFFKKYSDSVQLYLTIKTAGIFESNLADLIGKPDEFPEGANLAYLPSAGSVRLRIGSRAKSRNEALNILDKMKQHIIDKAGKFIIGYGNETMESVLGDILKQKKLTLSVAESCTGGLLGEWLTRVSGSSEYFVGGIIAYSNEVKNNNLKVNRDTINTFGAVSQKTAIEMAQNIRSIFHSDIGISITGIAGPEGGTDEKPVGTVWIGISNERETTAKLYNFGNDRLLNRERAASKALELIRNLVLEL, via the coding sequence ATGAAATTTTCAGTATTAACTATTGGTGATGAGATTTGTATCGGGCAGGTCATAAATAGTAATTCGGCATTTATTTCTGAATTTATGACAAATATCGGTTATTCTGTATATATGCACTCAACCGTACCTGATGATGCTGTTATTATGAAGTCTGAACTTGAAAAGTTAATCAGCGGTTCTGAGGTAGTAATAATAACAGGCGGGCTCGGTCCAACACATGATGATATTACAAAAGGTGTACTGACAGAGTATTTTAATGATGAACTTATAATACACCGTGAAACTTTAAGTTACCTCGAATCATGGTTTGAATCCCGCAATCGCAAGATGACTGACGTCAACAGAGCGCAGGCATTAGTTCCTTCAAAATCAAGAGTACTCAGAAATAGGGTAGGGACAGCACCCGGTATTTTATTTGATAAAGACCAAAAATTAGTTCTTGCTCTTCCCGGCGTTCCAACAGAAATGAAATACATAATTCAAAATGATTTTCTTCCAATTGCAACTGAATTTTTCAAAAAATACTCTGATTCGGTTCAGCTTTATCTGACTATTAAAACTGCCGGAATTTTCGAATCGAATCTTGCAGATTTAATCGGCAAACCTGATGAATTTCCTGAAGGTGCTAATTTAGCATATCTACCATCTGCAGGGAGTGTAAGACTGAGAATTGGTAGCAGAGCCAAATCCCGGAATGAAGCTTTAAATATTCTTGATAAGATGAAACAGCATATCATTGATAAAGCCGGAAAATTTATTATTGGTTACGGCAATGAAACTATGGAAAGTGTTCTTGGAGATATTCTCAAACAAAAAAAACTTACACTTTCTGTAGCCGAATCATGCACAGGTGGTTTACTTGGAGAATGGCTTACCAGAGTATCAGGAAGTTCAGAATACTTTGTAGGAGGTATAATTGCGTACTCAAATGAAGTTAAAAATAACAACTTAAAAGTAAATAGAGATACTATCAATACTTTTGGAGCAGTATCCCAGAAAACGGCTATTGAGATGGCACAAAATATCAGAAGCATATTCCATTCAGACATAGGAATTTCAATAACAGGAATTGCCGGACCTGAAGGCGGCACTGATGAAAAACCGGTTGGAACTGTATGGATTGGAATCTCGAACGAAAGAGAAACAACTGCTAAATTATATAATTTTGGAAATGACCGCTTGTTGAATCGGGAAAGAGCAGCAAGCAAAGCATTGGAATTAATCAGAAATCTGGTATTGGAATTATGA
- the rpsA gene encoding 30S ribosomal protein S1, with amino-acid sequence MSGIQKQVKRYDADAVVNFLEGGFDSFELDDETFSKMFDSAIKTIKEDELVNGKIVNITKDEVFVDIGFKSLGVVPKAELLNAETYKIGDEIDVFIEKMEDSSGKLLLSRRRADFMRIWEDIIALFDKQEVTKVKILRRIKGGMVVDLLGIEAFLPGSQIDVRPVRDFDGWVSKTIDVKVVKVNHPSENVVVSHKVLLEEQLSEQRNEIMSRLEKGLVLEGTVKAISDFGVFVDLGGVDGLVHITDLSWGRVTHPSEIVSLDEVVKIVVLDFDGDKKRISLGMKQLTPHPWDTIGDKYEKSTKVTGKVVSLTDYGAFIEIEKGIEGLIHISEMSWTQHVKHPSQIVSMGQVVDAMVLNIDKDNKKLALGMKQLDPDPWEDLMKKYPVESKHNGIVRNLTNFGVFVELEPGVDGLVHISDLSWTKKIRHPGEFVKKGDRLEVMVLSIDPEQRRIALGHKQINSNPWDTFETTYSIGQESEAKIERIIEKGVIVELPEGVDGFVPVSQLSFAPVKNISEYFKIGDMLPLKVVEFDKEAKKIVLSVVEALRNKDKQIIDDYNRAHPVPNADSAPMEVTYDSSEASFFSEEYNLDYKKLSNEDFEGIVFDDTVVNKKILTPKGVIATEAAPVEDVDVVEAAPEEEKVAEIAEADTTTENTETEAETKDETQA; translated from the coding sequence ATGAGCGGCATTCAAAAACAGGTCAAACGTTACGACGCAGACGCTGTTGTAAACTTTTTGGAAGGTGGATTTGATTCATTTGAACTTGATGATGAAACATTTTCAAAAATGTTTGACAGTGCAATCAAAACAATTAAAGAAGATGAACTTGTTAACGGTAAAATTGTCAACATCACTAAAGATGAAGTTTTTGTTGACATAGGGTTCAAATCTCTTGGCGTAGTGCCAAAAGCAGAACTACTTAATGCCGAAACTTACAAAATCGGTGATGAAATAGACGTATTCATCGAAAAAATGGAAGATTCCAGTGGAAAACTGCTTCTTTCAAGACGCCGTGCAGATTTCATGAGAATCTGGGAAGATATTATAGCATTATTCGACAAGCAAGAAGTTACCAAAGTAAAGATTTTACGCAGAATCAAAGGTGGTATGGTTGTTGACCTTCTTGGTATAGAAGCATTCCTTCCGGGCTCACAAATTGATGTTCGTCCTGTTAGAGATTTTGATGGTTGGGTAAGCAAAACAATTGATGTAAAAGTTGTAAAAGTAAATCATCCAAGTGAAAATGTTGTTGTTTCGCATAAAGTTCTTCTTGAAGAACAATTATCAGAACAACGTAATGAAATAATGTCACGCCTTGAAAAAGGTCTTGTACTTGAAGGTACAGTTAAAGCAATTTCAGACTTCGGTGTGTTTGTTGACCTTGGCGGTGTTGACGGTCTTGTGCATATTACTGACCTTTCATGGGGTCGTGTAACGCATCCTTCAGAAATCGTATCTCTTGATGAAGTTGTAAAAATTGTCGTGCTTGATTTTGATGGCGATAAGAAGAGAATTTCGCTCGGTATGAAGCAACTTACTCCACATCCATGGGATACTATCGGTGACAAATACGAAAAATCTACTAAAGTCACAGGTAAAGTTGTCAGCTTGACTGATTATGGTGCGTTTATTGAAATTGAAAAAGGTATTGAAGGTCTTATCCACATAAGCGAAATGTCATGGACACAGCACGTTAAGCATCCGTCGCAAATCGTTTCTATGGGTCAGGTTGTTGATGCAATGGTATTAAACATTGATAAAGACAATAAAAAACTTGCTCTTGGCATGAAACAACTCGATCCGGACCCATGGGAAGACTTAATGAAGAAATACCCTGTTGAGTCAAAACATAATGGTATCGTTCGCAATCTCACCAATTTTGGTGTATTTGTTGAATTGGAACCGGGTGTTGATGGACTTGTTCATATCAGTGATTTATCATGGACTAAGAAAATCCGTCACCCCGGTGAATTTGTCAAGAAAGGTGACAGACTCGAAGTGATGGTTCTTAGCATTGACCCAGAACAAAGACGTATAGCTCTTGGTCATAAGCAAATTAATTCTAATCCTTGGGATACTTTTGAAACTACTTACAGCATCGGACAAGAATCTGAAGCTAAAATTGAAAGAATTATCGAAAAAGGTGTTATAGTAGAATTGCCTGAAGGTGTTGACGGTTTTGTTCCTGTATCACAGCTTTCATTTGCTCCGGTTAAGAATATCAGCGAATATTTCAAAATTGGCGATATGCTTCCGCTTAAAGTTGTTGAATTCGACAAAGAAGCAAAGAAAATTGTATTATCAGTAGTTGAAGCACTCCGCAATAAAGACAAGCAAATTATTGATGATTATAACAGAGCTCATCCGGTACCAAATGCTGACAGTGCTCCAATGGAAGTAACTTACGACAGCTCAGAAGCCAGTTTCTTCAGCGAAGAGTATAATCTTGACTATAAGAAATTATCAAATGAAGATTTCGAAGGTATAGTTTTCGACGATACTGTAGTGAATAAAAAAATACTTACCCCTAAAGGAGTGATTGCTACAGAAGCTGCTCCGGTTGAAGATGTTGATGTTGTTGAAGCTGCCCCTGAAGAGGAAAAAGTTGCAGAAATAGCAGAAGCTGATACTACAACTGAAAATACAGAAACAGAAGCTGAAACTAAAGATGAAACTCAGGCATAA